Proteins found in one Coffea eugenioides isolate CCC68of chromosome 5, Ceug_1.0, whole genome shotgun sequence genomic segment:
- the LOC113771230 gene encoding uncharacterized protein LOC113771230 produces the protein MPVGYNPQATCAYHSGAPGHSTANCRLLKHRIQDILEAGEIVIRKREEQGPNVSKNPLPEHPDTVGIIMDDEEFEELVRNMSNETEVFGILDKPFVIEEASYEEDKRPFILDLTPSESAALELVIIEFLEQVPVLSLQQVPWNYSEPVLQIGGKPVLKEEVSLVTRSGKITSPSAASAPVQVSNHEPTTKPAVTEREAWDFLKRLKRNEYNVVEQLNKMPAQISILDLLFSSDLHRDALLEVLTKARIPKDISVDNFSHMVENVLAAKQITFSDEELPAEGTGHNKALYVAVRCNGKMLPKVLIDNGSALNICPWSTLVKLGLQDVRLKPSEIVVRGFDGAQRESIGEVNLVVEMGPAQFQIACQVMHFPSVYNVLLGRPWIHSSGVVPSSLHQVLKFVVNDQLITIFAEEDCIVIADSEPEEDGDRNASVSSYRAADIVSVSWVTSEDSKDKMS, from the coding sequence ATGCCAGTTGGGTATAATCCACAGGCTACTTGTGCTTATCACTCAGGAGCACCTGGTCACTCCACGGCCAATTGTCGACTCCTTAAACATAGGATTCAAGACATACTCGAAGCAGGGGAAATTGTGATTAGGAAAAGAGAAGAGCAAGGACCGAATGTGAGCAAGAACCCCTTGCCGGAACACCCTGATACTGTCGGAATTATTATGGATGATGAGGAATTTGAGGAGCTTGTCCGAAACATGTCAAATGAGACAGAAGTGTTTGGGATATTGGACAAACCTTTTGTGATAGAGGAGGCATCGTATGAGGAAGACAAACGACCCTTCATTTTAGACCTAACTCCATCCGAAAGTGCGGCCTTAGAACTTGTGATAATTGAATTCCTAGAACAAGTGCCAGTTTTAAGTCTACAACAAGTGCCGTGGAATTATAGTGAGCCCGTTTTGCAAATCGGAGGCAAACCAGTTTTGAAGGAAGAAGTGTCTCTTGTTACGAGGTCAGGGAAGATTACAAGTCCATCCGCTGCTAGCGCCCCAGTTCAAGTAAGCAATCATGAGCCGACTACCAAACCTGCAGTGACCGAAAGAGAAGCGTGGGATTTTCTCAAGAGGCTTAAGAGAAACGAATATAATGTGGTTGAGCAGCTGAACAAAATGCCTGCCCAAATTTCCATTTTAGACTTGCTTTTCTCCTCCGACTTGCATAGGGATGCATTACTTGAAGTGTTGACCAAGGCTCGTATTCCTAAGGATATTTCGGTTGACAATTTCTCGCACATGGTTGAAAATGTATTGGCTGCTAAACAAATCACTTTTTCTGATGAAGAGCTGCCTGCGGAAGGAACTGGTCATAATAAAGCCTTATATGTAGCTGTGAGGTGCAATGGAAAAATGTTGCCTAAAGTATTGATTGACAATGGGTCTGCCCTCAATATTTGTCCTTGGAGCACGTTGGTGAAGTTAGGGCTGCAAGATGTTAGATTAAAACCCTCAGAAATCGTAGTACGAGGATTCGACGGAGCCCAAAGAGAGTCCATAGGGGAAGTAAATTTGGTGGTCGAAATGGGGCCCGCTCAATTTCAGATAGCTTGCCAAGTTATGCACTTTCCCAGTGTCTATAATGTTTTACTCGGGCGACCGTGGATTCATAGCTCGGGCGTTGTGCCCTCTTCCTTGCATCAAGTATTGAAATTCGTGGTGAACGACCAGCTGATTACCATTTTTGCTGAAGAAGATTGCATTGTAATTGCCGATTCCGAGCCTGAGGAGGATGGTGACCGAAATGCCTCTGTGTCTTCCTATCGTGCAGCTGATATTGTCTCCGTGAGTTGGGTAACAAGTGAGGACTCAAAAGACAAAATGTCATGA